From a region of the Rhipicephalus microplus isolate Deutch F79 unplaced genomic scaffold, USDA_Rmic scaffold_13, whole genome shotgun sequence genome:
- the LOC142784058 gene encoding uncharacterized protein LOC142784058 isoform X2, whose protein sequence is MSTRCLLCWPFWQFRRLYRKRRPRRLSSSLFLRASATTLTDDVFDFTVHCSPRHKEAPQGEGSEQTMPLLLRILRIQLGIRQQQRQVLQEVRQLKHGSCPCLSTPSQHRAPLTFSGCLLVQLEKWRQQRQLCRVKLWLWLWCIFLDF, encoded by the exons atgtcaacccgatgccttttgtgttggccgttctggcagttccgccgactttatagaaagagacgaccccgtcgcttgtcctcttctcttttccttcgggcatcagcgacaacattgacggacgacgtgttcgacttcaccgtgcac tgctctccaaggcacaaggaggcaccgcagggggaaggctcggagcaaaccatgc ctctattgctacggatcctgcggatccaacttggcatccggcagcaacaaagacaggttctgcaagaggtgcgacagctgaagcacggctcttgtccgtgcctcagcacgcccagccagcacagggCCCCTCTGACCTTctccggctgcctgctggtacaattggagaagtggaggcagcagaggcagctgtgcagagtaaagctgtggctgtggctttggtgtatatttcttgatttttaa
- the LOC142784058 gene encoding uncharacterized protein LOC142784058 isoform X1 translates to MSTRCLLCWPFWQFRRLYRKRRPRRLSSSLFLRASATTLTDDVFDFTVHVSIAVQCSPRHKEAPQGEGSEQTMPLLLRILRIQLGIRQQQRQVLQEVRQLKHGSCPCLSTPSQHRAPLTFSGCLLVQLEKWRQQRQLCRVKLWLWLWCIFLDF, encoded by the exons atgtcaacccgatgccttttgtgttggccgttctggcagttccgccgactttatagaaagagacgaccccgtcgcttgtcctcttctcttttccttcgggcatcagcgacaacattgacggacgacgtgttcgacttcaccgtgcacgtgagtatag ctgtacagtgctctccaaggcacaaggaggcaccgcagggggaaggctcggagcaaaccatgc ctctattgctacggatcctgcggatccaacttggcatccggcagcaacaaagacaggttctgcaagaggtgcgacagctgaagcacggctcttgtccgtgcctcagcacgcccagccagcacagggCCCCTCTGACCTTctccggctgcctgctggtacaattggagaagtggaggcagcagaggcagctgtgcagagtaaagctgtggctgtggctttggtgtatatttcttgatttttaa
- the LOC142784058 gene encoding uncharacterized protein LOC142784058 isoform X3, with translation MPLLLRILRIQLGIRQQQRQVLQEVRQLKHGSCPCLSTPSQHRAPLTFSGCLLVQLEKWRQQRQLCRVKLWLWLWCIFLDF, from the exons atgc ctctattgctacggatcctgcggatccaacttggcatccggcagcaacaaagacaggttctgcaagaggtgcgacagctgaagcacggctcttgtccgtgcctcagcacgcccagccagcacagggCCCCTCTGACCTTctccggctgcctgctggtacaattggagaagtggaggcagcagaggcagctgtgcagagtaaagctgtggctgtggctttggtgtatatttcttgatttttaa